Genomic window (Chryseobacterium sp. H1D6B):
TCCCGGGTGGCATTGATGATTTCTTTTTTTAATTTAGCCTGAGGCAGCAGATCTCCTGAAGGAATGCCTATTGAAAAAAAGGTAATGTCTTTTTTACCCATATTTTCATATACTTTACTGATCAGTTCATCCGGTTCGTTATTATTAGCGATCAAAGAAGGACGGCTTACTTCTGAGAGCGGCAGTTTTACAGAAAGCAGCTTGCTTACAAAATAACCGGACTGCGGTTTAGATTCCACTAAAGATTGTGACTCCAATTCTAAAAACACCCGTTTTGCAGTATTCATACTGATCTGATGTTCCTGACAGAGTGTTCTGACAGAGGGAAGTTTGTCTCCGGCTTTTAAAGCACCCCCTCTTATCTGGGATGCAATTCCGTTAGTTATTTCTGTATATAAAAATTCTTTGCTCATACTTAAACTGTGTCCATGCAAATATACAAAACTGATACTGTGTTTATATAATTTTCATTTCTAATTTTGACGTAATAAAAAAATTCAATTATAATGATGACAGAAAAATTATTAAAAACTCAGGCTGATAAAGACTCTATAAACGGCTGGATAAACGGTTTTATAGGAGTTGTATTGTTCGGCGGTTCTATGCCTGCAACAAAATTGGCTGTTATGGATATGAGTCCGATTTTTGTGACCATCGCCCGAGCAGGAATAGCCGGAATATTAGCTCTTTCTGTTCTTTTAATATACAAAGAAAAACGTCCTTCAAGAGCCCAGATCTCCTCTTTAGTTTTGGTTTCTATCGGCTGTGTGATCGGCTTTCCTCTGCTTTCGGCATTGGCACTGCAGTATTCAACATCTGCCCATTCGATTGTATTTTTAGGGTTGCTGCCGCTTTCTACTGCTGTATTTGGAGTGATCAGAGGCGGAGAACGTCCGCATCCTATATTCTGGCTTTTCTCGATTATTGGAAGTCTTTTAGTGATCGGATATGCGGCAGCGCAAGGGATTTCTGTCTCTCCGA
Coding sequences:
- a CDS encoding DMT family transporter encodes the protein MMTEKLLKTQADKDSINGWINGFIGVVLFGGSMPATKLAVMDMSPIFVTIARAGIAGILALSVLLIYKEKRPSRAQISSLVLVSIGCVIGFPLLSALALQYSTSAHSIVFLGLLPLSTAVFGVIRGGERPHPIFWLFSIIGSLLVIGYAAAQGISVSPTGDILMLAAVIVCGLGYAEGAKLSKTLGGWQVISWALVLSLPLMFPLFFIYFPDSVENVGKEAWFGLAYVSLFSMFIGFIFWYRGLALGGIAKVGQLQLLQPFFGLGLAAYFLNEQVSMGMIGVTAGVILCVAGTKKFAK